A genomic region of Azoarcus sp. KH32C contains the following coding sequences:
- a CDS encoding aldose 1-epimerase — translation MSALAMPFARAEASSFRVRKVEFGGIPALELRDERSGAYAVFARRGATLLAWRVPHAGEMVPLTDGYATAVEFDSQNGVRNGILAPFCNRIADGRYRFDDRDFDLLPGVPHGQRLIYHGFLREMDLSVADVQESLAGASALFTGAIRPNDFPGYPFALKLNVRVSFTARAIALTITGTNIGERAIPYSAGWHPYFRLGDAPIETLELTVPAARCVVTDGNLLPLPGEAAYTPVTQAPLPDFREPRPIGDAVIDGCYAGAEAEADGLIRSRLRDPATGRRLTMWQRGGLTHVFTGDTLARDARRSIAIEPVEVMTDAFNRDDCTRTIRLPPGTTSSFSCGVEFDVDSAPATFNSASSAIE, via the coding sequence GTGAGCGCTTTGGCGATGCCCTTCGCCCGCGCCGAAGCCTCGTCCTTCCGCGTACGCAAGGTCGAGTTCGGCGGAATTCCGGCGCTGGAGCTGCGCGACGAGCGCAGCGGCGCCTACGCGGTCTTCGCCCGGCGCGGGGCAACGCTGCTCGCGTGGCGCGTGCCGCACGCGGGCGAGATGGTCCCGCTCACCGACGGCTACGCCACGGCGGTCGAATTCGACAGCCAGAACGGCGTGCGCAACGGCATCCTCGCCCCCTTCTGCAACCGCATCGCCGACGGCCGCTATCGTTTCGACGACCGGGACTTCGACCTGTTGCCAGGCGTGCCGCACGGCCAACGCCTGATCTACCACGGCTTCCTGCGTGAGATGGACCTGAGCGTCGCGGACGTACAGGAAAGCCTCGCCGGCGCGAGCGCCCTCTTCACGGGCGCGATCCGCCCGAACGATTTCCCCGGCTATCCGTTCGCGCTGAAACTGAACGTGCGGGTGAGCTTCACCGCCAGGGCGATCGCGCTGACGATCACCGGCACCAACATCGGCGAACGCGCGATCCCCTACTCGGCCGGCTGGCATCCCTACTTCCGGCTCGGAGACGCACCGATCGAGACGCTGGAACTGACGGTGCCCGCCGCCCGCTGCGTCGTCACGGATGGGAACCTGCTGCCCCTGCCCGGCGAAGCGGCCTACACACCTGTGACGCAAGCCCCGCTCCCCGACTTCCGCGAGCCTCGGCCGATCGGCGACGCCGTCATCGACGGCTGCTACGCAGGCGCCGAGGCGGAAGCCGACGGACTGATCCGCAGCCGGCTACGCGACCCCGCGACCGGTCGCCGCCTGACCATGTGGCAGCGCGGCGGACTGACCCACGTCTTCACCGGCGACACGCTCGCGCGCGACGCACGGCGTTCGATCGCGATCGAGCCGGTCGAGGTCATGACCGACGCGTTCAACCGCGACGACTGCACGCGGACGATCCGTCTGCCGCCCGGCACGACATCCAGCTTCAGTTGCGGCGTCGAGTTCGACGTCGACTCCGCCCCCGCCACCTTCAACTCCGCTTCCAGCGCCATCGAGTGA
- the pyk gene encoding pyruvate kinase: MPGKNTKIIATVGPASADENTLRALAEAGADVFRLNFSHGSHDDHRAVYHRIRAVEERLGRPIGVLIDLQGPKLRLGTFAEGGVTLARGDRIRFDLDPTPGNAERVAIPHPEIINAVGPGHVLLVDDGKMRLKVVAKSEGVLEMEALTDGRLSDRKGVNVPDVALPLSALTAKDRRDLAFGLELGIDWVALSFVQRAEDIAEARELIGDKALLMAKIEKPSALVELEEIIALADGIMVARGDLGVELPPEDVPGLQKRIVRLCRRAGKPVVVATQMLESMISAPAPTRAEASDVATAVFDGADAVMLSAETASGKYPTDALEIMARIIARTEADPLQRQLMEAVGADPKGNTTDAIGTAIRAVAETLPLSATVAFTASGSTALRIAHQRPRSPILGLTPSQSVARRLCVVWGVRSRRSVEACEVEEIVNVALEHCRAEGLTAPGQAVVVTAGVPFGTPGSTNLLRLAWPAGEAPVPA; encoded by the coding sequence ATGCCAGGCAAGAACACCAAGATCATTGCGACCGTCGGTCCCGCGAGCGCCGACGAGAACACTTTGCGTGCGCTCGCCGAGGCCGGCGCCGACGTCTTCCGGCTGAACTTCAGCCATGGTAGCCACGACGACCACCGCGCGGTCTATCACCGCATCCGGGCCGTCGAAGAACGCCTCGGCCGCCCGATCGGCGTACTGATCGACCTGCAGGGCCCGAAGCTGCGGCTCGGCACCTTCGCTGAAGGCGGCGTCACGCTCGCGCGCGGCGACCGCATCCGCTTCGACCTCGACCCGACGCCGGGCAATGCCGAGCGTGTGGCGATCCCGCATCCGGAAATCATCAATGCGGTTGGCCCCGGCCACGTGTTGCTGGTCGACGACGGCAAGATGCGGCTGAAGGTCGTCGCCAAAAGCGAGGGCGTGCTGGAGATGGAAGCGCTCACCGACGGGCGCCTGTCGGACCGCAAGGGCGTCAACGTCCCCGACGTCGCGCTGCCGCTGTCGGCGCTGACCGCCAAGGATCGCCGCGATCTCGCCTTCGGCCTGGAGCTGGGCATCGACTGGGTCGCGCTGTCCTTCGTGCAGCGGGCCGAGGACATTGCCGAAGCGCGCGAGCTGATCGGCGACAAGGCGCTGCTGATGGCGAAGATCGAGAAGCCCTCGGCGCTCGTCGAACTCGAAGAGATCATTGCGCTGGCCGACGGCATCATGGTGGCGCGCGGCGACCTCGGCGTGGAACTCCCGCCCGAAGACGTCCCTGGGCTGCAGAAGCGCATCGTGCGGCTGTGCCGCCGTGCAGGCAAGCCGGTCGTCGTCGCGACGCAGATGCTCGAATCGATGATCTCGGCGCCCGCTCCGACGCGTGCCGAAGCCTCCGACGTCGCAACCGCGGTGTTCGACGGCGCGGACGCGGTGATGCTGTCCGCCGAAACCGCGTCGGGCAAGTACCCCACCGACGCGCTCGAGATCATGGCGCGCATCATCGCCCGCACCGAGGCCGACCCACTGCAACGCCAGTTGATGGAAGCGGTCGGCGCCGATCCGAAGGGCAACACGACCGACGCGATCGGCACCGCGATCCGAGCCGTCGCAGAGACCTTGCCGCTGTCGGCGACCGTCGCCTTCACCGCCTCGGGCTCGACGGCACTGCGCATCGCGCACCAGCGCCCGCGTTCGCCGATCCTCGGGCTGACGCCCTCGCAATCCGTTGCCCGCCGCCTGTGCGTCGTCTGGGGCGTGCGTTCCCGCCGTTCGGTCGAGGCCTGCGAAGTCGAAGAGATCGTCAACGTCGCGCTCGAACATTGCCGCGCCGAAGGCCTCACCGCGCCGGGCCAGGCCGTCGTCGTCACCGCCGGCGTGCCCTTCGGCACCCCCGGCAGCACCAACCTGCTGCGCCTCGCGTGGCCGGCCGGCGAGGCACCCGTGCCCGCCTGA
- a CDS encoding NADP-dependent glyceraldehyde-3-phosphate dehydrogenase, translating into MNATAIHAKLQALFPTEADVPAECRVLAPLHQRAILLNGEMQIWKGETRPVYSPVAMRAADGKLTHVELGSFPVTGTDEADAAIAAAVKAYDNGRGQWPTMSVAERIACVENFTNQIVARRHEIVNLIMWEIGKSLADSEKEFDRTIDYIKATIAELKNLDNTNSRFQIVEGTIAQIRRSPLGIVLCMGPYNYPMNETFCTLIPALIMGNVVLFKPPRFGVLLYYPMLEAFRSAFPAGAINIVYGQGSVVVPHIMASGKVNVLALIGTSKVADQLKKAHPKTNRLRAVLGLEAKNAAIILPDADIELTVKECITGSLSFNGQRCTALKMILVHQAIADQFLRRFCEEIGKLKIGMPWEKGVTITPLPEMAKVGYMNELIEDAVAKGAKVLNDNGGASVATMFHPAVVFPVQEGMKLYREEQFGPVVPVAPFEDIETALQYVITSDHGQQVSIFGNNPDQVASLIDPLVNQVGRVNLNAQCQRSPDVFPFNGRKDSAEGTLSVHDALRSFSIRTMVAAKQTEASRKLLDSIVLGNKSNFVNTRFIL; encoded by the coding sequence ATGAACGCAACAGCCATCCACGCCAAGCTGCAAGCCCTCTTCCCGACGGAAGCCGACGTCCCCGCCGAATGCCGCGTCCTCGCGCCCTTGCACCAGCGCGCGATCCTCCTGAACGGCGAAATGCAGATCTGGAAGGGCGAGACGCGCCCGGTCTACTCGCCCGTGGCGATGCGCGCCGCCGACGGCAAGCTGACGCACGTTGAACTGGGCAGCTTCCCCGTCACCGGCACCGATGAAGCCGACGCCGCGATCGCCGCCGCGGTCAAGGCCTACGACAATGGCCGCGGCCAGTGGCCGACGATGTCCGTCGCCGAGCGCATCGCCTGCGTCGAGAACTTCACGAACCAGATCGTCGCGCGCCGGCACGAGATCGTGAACCTGATCATGTGGGAGATCGGCAAGAGCCTCGCTGACTCGGAGAAGGAATTCGACCGCACGATCGACTACATCAAGGCGACCATCGCCGAGCTGAAGAACCTCGACAACACCAACTCCCGCTTCCAGATCGTCGAGGGCACGATCGCGCAGATCCGCCGCTCGCCGCTCGGCATCGTGCTGTGCATGGGTCCGTACAACTACCCGATGAACGAAACCTTCTGCACCCTGATCCCGGCGCTGATCATGGGCAACGTCGTGCTCTTCAAGCCGCCGCGCTTCGGCGTGCTGTTGTACTACCCGATGCTGGAGGCCTTCCGCAGCGCCTTCCCGGCCGGGGCGATCAACATCGTGTACGGCCAGGGCAGCGTTGTGGTGCCGCACATCATGGCTTCAGGCAAGGTGAACGTGCTCGCGTTGATCGGCACCAGCAAGGTCGCCGACCAATTGAAGAAGGCCCACCCGAAGACCAACCGCCTGCGCGCGGTGCTCGGCCTCGAAGCCAAGAACGCCGCGATCATCCTCCCGGACGCCGACATCGAGCTCACGGTCAAGGAATGCATCACCGGCTCCCTCTCCTTCAACGGCCAGCGCTGCACGGCGCTCAAGATGATCCTCGTTCATCAGGCGATTGCCGACCAGTTCCTGCGCCGCTTCTGCGAGGAGATCGGAAAGCTCAAGATCGGCATGCCCTGGGAAAAGGGCGTGACGATCACGCCGCTGCCCGAGATGGCGAAGGTCGGCTACATGAACGAGCTGATCGAGGACGCGGTCGCGAAGGGCGCGAAAGTGCTCAACGACAACGGTGGCGCCTCGGTCGCGACGATGTTCCACCCGGCGGTCGTATTCCCCGTCCAGGAAGGCATGAAGCTCTATCGCGAGGAGCAGTTCGGCCCGGTCGTTCCGGTTGCGCCCTTCGAGGACATCGAAACCGCGCTCCAGTACGTCATCACCTCCGACCACGGCCAACAGGTATCGATCTTCGGCAACAACCCGGATCAGGTCGCGAGCCTCATCGATCCGCTCGTAAACCAGGTCGGCCGTGTCAACCTCAACGCCCAGTGCCAGCGCAGCCCCGACGTATTCCCGTTCAACGGCCGCAAGGATTCGGCCGAAGGCACCCTCTCGGTGCATGACGCGCTGCGCTCGTTCTCGATCCGCACGATGGTCGCCGCGAAGCAGACCGAGGCGTCGAGGAAGCTCCTCGACAGCATCGTGCTCGGCAACAAGTCGAACTTCGTGAATACGCGCTTCATCCTCTGA
- the eno gene encoding phosphopyruvate hydratase, producing the protein MTTISSIEALEILDSRGNPTLQATVRLDSGHAGVAAVPSGASTGAREALELRDGDPARFGGKGVTKALANVEGPIAAALKGRDARDQAAIDALLCELDGSADKSKLGANALLAVSLATAHAAANAQGIPLYRHLGDASRGFTLPVPLMNVMNGGAHANNSLDIQECMIVPHGFERFGDALRAGVGVFHALKKLLDDKGFPTSVGDEGGFAPNVSGTREALDLILEAVERAGYKPGSEIALALDCAASEFHHDGEYHLEGEDKHFSRAEFCGYLAELVGDYPIISIEDGMAEDDWAGWGVLTDRLGRRVQLVGDDLFVTNTEILASGIEKGIANAILIKPNQIGTLTETLAAMEMARRAGYASIVSHRSGETGDTTIADLAVATACGQIKTGSASRSDRVEKYNRLLAIERELGADARFAGFRAFAAR; encoded by the coding sequence ATGACCACCATCTCTTCGATCGAAGCCCTCGAAATCCTCGACTCCCGCGGCAATCCCACCCTGCAAGCCACCGTCCGCCTCGACTCCGGCCACGCCGGCGTCGCCGCAGTGCCTTCCGGCGCCTCGACCGGCGCGCGTGAAGCCCTCGAACTTCGCGACGGCGACCCGGCGCGCTTCGGCGGCAAGGGCGTGACGAAAGCGCTCGCCAACGTCGAAGGCCCGATCGCCGCCGCGCTGAAAGGGCGCGACGCCCGCGACCAGGCCGCGATCGACGCGCTGCTGTGCGAGCTCGACGGCAGCGCCGACAAGTCGAAACTCGGCGCGAATGCGCTGCTCGCCGTGTCGCTCGCGACTGCCCACGCCGCCGCCAACGCCCAAGGCATCCCGCTCTACCGTCATCTCGGCGACGCCTCCCGCGGCTTCACGCTGCCGGTGCCGCTGATGAACGTCATGAACGGCGGCGCGCATGCGAACAACAGCCTGGACATCCAGGAATGCATGATCGTCCCGCACGGCTTCGAGCGCTTCGGCGACGCGCTGCGCGCCGGCGTCGGCGTCTTCCACGCGCTGAAGAAGCTCCTCGACGACAAGGGCTTCCCGACCTCGGTCGGCGACGAAGGCGGCTTCGCACCCAACGTCAGCGGCACGCGCGAAGCGCTCGACCTGATCCTCGAAGCGGTCGAACGCGCCGGCTACAAGCCCGGCTCCGAAATCGCGCTTGCGCTCGACTGCGCGGCCTCCGAATTCCACCATGACGGCGAATACCACCTCGAAGGCGAAGACAAGCATTTCTCGCGCGCCGAATTCTGCGGCTACCTCGCCGAGCTCGTCGGCGACTACCCGATCATCAGCATCGAGGACGGCATGGCCGAGGACGACTGGGCCGGCTGGGGCGTACTGACCGACCGCTTGGGCCGCCGCGTGCAGCTCGTCGGCGACGACCTTTTCGTCACCAACACCGAGATCCTCGCCAGCGGCATCGAGAAAGGCATCGCCAACGCGATCCTGATCAAGCCGAACCAGATCGGCACGCTGACCGAAACCCTTGCAGCGATGGAAATGGCGCGCCGCGCCGGCTACGCCTCGATCGTGTCGCACCGCTCGGGTGAGACCGGCGACACGACGATCGCCGACCTCGCGGTGGCGACCGCCTGCGGCCAGATCAAGACCGGCTCCGCCAGCCGCTCCGACCGCGTCGAGAAGTACAACCGCCTGCTCGCGATCGAACGCGAGCTCGGCGCCGACGCGCGCTTCGCGGGCTTCAGGGCCTTCGCGGCGCGCTGA
- the ppc gene encoding phosphoenolpyruvate carboxylase → MSTDKDQALRDDIRLLGRLLGDTVRAREGEAVFDLVERIRRDSIRFRRDDDHGARHKLEAELDRLSREDTLHVVRAFSYFSHLANLAEDQHHIRRSRAHLIAGSAPREGSLAHAMNRAFDTGLDASSLADFFATAHVVPVLTAHPTEVQRKSILNCQTAIARLLDQRDRMTLTPDELRENGDALRRGVLTLWQTRMLRPAKLSVVDEVSNGLGYHDTTFLREVPRLYAAIEDELAGRDTHLADHELPAFLQVGSWIGGDRDGNPFVTAEMLEQALAMQCERVLAHYLEELGIVASQLSLASLLVPASDELLALADASPDRSPHRSDEPYRRAVTGIRARLTATRQAIVGDTASSPSVEAYVSPEQLSADLDVVHRSLVANGSGELARGRLRRIRRAVAVFGFHLAPIDLRQNSEVHERVVAELFEVAQPGTRYQKLTESQRIALLLDELATPRPLNSPHYAYSDETASELAIFGMAREAHRRYGPASVPNCIISKADSVSDMLEVTVLLKEAGLLDPRTATLAVNVIPLFETIADLQASGPIMDRLFDLPAWKRLLASRERTQEVMLGYSDSNKDGGFLTSGWELYKAEIALVDVFRRHNVRLRLFHGRGGSVGRGGGPSYQAILAQPGGAVQGQIRLTEQGEVIGAKYGNPEVGRRNLEVLVAATLEASLLSGKEAAPRADFLDAMDELSATAFRAYRALVYETEGFERYFRESTIVDEIAQLNIGSRPASRKKTFAIEDLRAIPWVFSWSQCRLMLPGWYGFGAAVTDYVERHGQAGLERLQAMHREWPFFATLLSNMDMVLAKSDIAIASRYAGLVHDEALRDAIFPVIRAEHQATIEALLRITGQRELLDANPLLKRSIRNRFPYLDPLNHVQVELLRRHREGADDERIRRGIHLSINGIAAGLRNSG, encoded by the coding sequence GTGAGCACCGACAAGGACCAGGCCCTGCGCGACGACATCCGGCTGCTCGGCCGGCTGCTGGGCGACACCGTCCGCGCCCGCGAGGGCGAAGCCGTATTCGACCTCGTCGAGCGCATCCGCCGCGACTCGATCCGCTTCCGCCGCGACGACGATCATGGCGCCCGTCACAAGCTCGAAGCCGAACTCGACCGCCTGTCGCGCGAGGACACGCTGCACGTCGTCCGCGCCTTCAGCTACTTCTCGCACCTCGCGAATCTCGCGGAGGACCAGCACCACATCCGCCGCTCGCGCGCCCACCTGATCGCCGGCTCCGCGCCCCGCGAAGGCAGTCTCGCGCACGCGATGAACCGCGCCTTCGACACTGGTCTCGATGCCTCTTCGCTCGCCGACTTCTTCGCGACGGCGCACGTCGTGCCCGTCCTCACCGCTCACCCGACCGAAGTCCAAAGGAAGAGCATCCTCAACTGCCAGACCGCGATCGCGCGCCTCCTGGATCAGCGCGACCGCATGACGCTGACGCCTGACGAGTTGCGCGAGAACGGCGACGCCCTGCGCCGCGGCGTCCTGACGCTGTGGCAGACGCGGATGCTCCGCCCGGCGAAGCTCTCGGTTGTCGACGAAGTCTCGAACGGGCTCGGCTACCACGACACGACTTTCCTGCGCGAAGTGCCGCGCCTCTACGCTGCGATCGAGGATGAACTCGCAGGGCGCGACACCCATCTCGCCGACCACGAGCTGCCCGCCTTCCTGCAAGTCGGCAGCTGGATCGGCGGCGACCGCGACGGCAACCCCTTCGTCACCGCCGAGATGCTCGAACAGGCGCTCGCGATGCAGTGCGAGCGTGTGCTCGCCCATTATCTCGAAGAGCTCGGCATCGTCGCCTCGCAGCTCTCGCTCGCCTCGCTCCTCGTGCCCGCCTCGGACGAACTGCTGGCGCTGGCCGACGCCTCGCCCGACCGCTCGCCCCACCGCAGCGACGAACCCTACCGCCGCGCCGTCACCGGCATTCGCGCCCGCCTCACGGCAACACGACAGGCCATCGTCGGCGACACCGCCTCGTCGCCCTCGGTCGAAGCCTACGTCAGCCCCGAGCAGCTCTCGGCTGACCTCGACGTCGTCCACCGCTCGCTCGTCGCCAACGGATCGGGCGAACTCGCCCGCGGGCGCCTGCGCCGCATCCGTCGCGCCGTCGCGGTGTTCGGTTTCCACCTCGCCCCGATCGACCTGCGCCAGAACTCCGAAGTGCACGAGCGCGTCGTCGCCGAGCTCTTCGAAGTCGCCCAGCCGGGCACCCGCTACCAGAAGCTCACCGAATCGCAGCGCATTGCCCTGCTCCTCGACGAACTCGCCACGCCGCGGCCGCTGAACTCGCCGCACTACGCCTATTCCGATGAAACCGCCTCCGAACTCGCGATTTTCGGGATGGCGCGCGAGGCGCATCGCCGCTACGGCCCGGCCTCGGTGCCGAACTGCATCATCTCGAAGGCCGACAGCGTCTCGGACATGCTCGAAGTAACGGTGCTGCTGAAGGAAGCGGGCCTCCTCGATCCGCGCACCGCCACGCTCGCCGTCAACGTGATCCCGCTCTTCGAAACCATCGCCGACCTGCAGGCGAGCGGCCCGATCATGGATCGCCTCTTCGACCTTCCGGCCTGGAAGCGCCTCCTCGCCTCGCGCGAACGGACGCAGGAAGTGATGCTCGGCTATTCCGACTCGAACAAGGACGGCGGCTTCCTCACTTCCGGCTGGGAGCTCTACAAGGCCGAGATCGCGCTGGTCGACGTCTTCCGCCGCCACAACGTGCGCCTGCGCCTCTTCCACGGCCGCGGCGGTTCCGTCGGGCGCGGCGGCGGTCCGAGCTACCAGGCGATCCTCGCCCAACCCGGCGGTGCCGTGCAGGGCCAGATCCGTCTCACCGAACAGGGCGAAGTCATCGGCGCCAAGTATGGAAACCCCGAAGTCGGCCGCCGCAACCTCGAAGTCCTCGTCGCCGCGACCCTCGAAGCGAGCCTGCTGTCCGGCAAGGAAGCCGCGCCGCGCGCGGATTTCCTCGATGCGATGGACGAGCTTTCCGCGACCGCCTTCCGCGCCTATCGCGCGCTCGTCTATGAGACGGAAGGCTTCGAGCGCTACTTCCGCGAATCGACCATCGTCGACGAGATCGCGCAGCTCAACATCGGCTCACGCCCGGCCTCGCGCAAGAAGACCTTCGCGATCGAGGACCTGCGTGCAATCCCTTGGGTCTTCAGCTGGTCGCAATGCCGCCTGATGTTGCCCGGCTGGTACGGCTTCGGCGCTGCCGTCACCGACTACGTCGAGCGCCATGGGCAGGCCGGCCTCGAACGCTTGCAGGCGATGCACCGCGAGTGGCCCTTCTTCGCGACCCTGCTGTCGAACATGGACATGGTGCTGGCGAAGAGCGACATCGCGATCGCGAGCCGCTACGCGGGACTCGTGCATGACGAAGCGCTGCGCGACGCGATCTTCCCGGTGATCCGTGCCGAGCATCAGGCGACGATCGAAGCGCTGCTGCGCATCACCGGTCAGCGCGAACTGCTCGACGCCAATCCGCTCCTCAAGCGCTCGATCCGCAATCGCTTCCCCTATCTCGATCCGCTCAACCACGTCCAAGTCGAACTCCTGCGGCGTCACCGCGAAGGCGCCGACGACGAACGCATCCGCCGCGGCATCCACTTGTCGATCAACGGCATCGCGGCTGGGTTGCGGAACAGCGGATAA
- a CDS encoding SemiSWEET transporter, with translation MTPTDAIGYLAAILTTASFVPQALHIWRTRDARAISLSMYTAFSTGVALWLAYGVLVGSWPVLLANVVTLFFALSILAMKIRYERERRQRQR, from the coding sequence ATGACCCCCACCGACGCCATCGGCTACCTCGCCGCCATCCTGACCACCGCCTCCTTCGTGCCCCAGGCGCTGCACATCTGGCGCACGCGGGACGCGCGGGCGATTTCCTTGTCGATGTACACCGCGTTCTCGACCGGCGTCGCGCTGTGGCTCGCCTATGGCGTGCTGGTCGGCTCATGGCCGGTGCTGCTCGCCAACGTCGTCACGCTCTTTTTTGCGCTCAGCATCCTCGCGATGAAGATCCGCTACGAACGCGAACGTCGGCAGCGGCAGCGGTGA
- a CDS encoding VOC family protein: MSGLALSGVDHVALICSDYARSKRFYTEVLGLRVLAETWRAERQSWKLDLALPDGTQLELFSFPEPPPRPSRPEACGLRHLAFAVADLDAALRALEALRVTVEPVRIDELTGRRFTFFADPDGLPLELYERP, encoded by the coding sequence GTGAGCGGACTGGCCCTTTCCGGCGTCGATCACGTCGCGCTGATCTGCTCCGATTACGCGCGCTCGAAGCGCTTCTACACCGAAGTTCTCGGACTGCGCGTCCTCGCCGAGACCTGGCGCGCCGAGCGCCAATCCTGGAAGCTCGATCTCGCGCTGCCCGACGGCACCCAACTCGAACTCTTCTCCTTCCCCGAGCCGCCGCCGCGCCCTTCCCGCCCGGAAGCCTGCGGCCTGCGCCACCTCGCCTTCGCCGTCGCCGACCTCGACGCTGCGCTACGCGCACTCGAAGCGCTCCGCGTGACCGTCGAGCCGGTCCGCATCGACGAACTCACCGGCCGCCGCTTCACCTTCTTCGCCGATCCCGACGGACTGCCGCTGGAACTCTACGAACGTCCGTAG
- the corA gene encoding magnesium/cobalt transporter CorA: MLINCVAYENGSRLDDLTVEEISDYVAEPGCFVWVALRDATPEELDKMAEEFNLHELAVEDARHGHQRPKIEEYGDSIFVVMQLLEYDGNEIVVGEVDVFVGHNYVLSVRNRSHQHFLGVRERCEREPHLLTQGAGFVLYALMDAVVDRYFPIIDRLESDLEAIEIQIFVKGTARHNIEQLYDLKRQVMVLKHAVAPLMEAAGKLSGSRVPAVCANSREYFRDVSDHLVRINASLDTIRDTIATAIQVNLSMVAIEDGEVNKKLAAWAGIFAVVTAFAGIWGMNFHNMPELDWAYGYPFALLTIAVAGLVLYFRFRRTGWL; encoded by the coding sequence ATGTTGATCAACTGCGTCGCCTACGAGAACGGCTCCCGGCTCGACGACCTGACCGTCGAGGAGATCAGCGACTACGTCGCCGAACCGGGCTGCTTCGTGTGGGTCGCGCTGCGCGATGCGACCCCGGAGGAACTCGACAAGATGGCCGAGGAATTCAATCTCCACGAACTCGCGGTCGAGGACGCGCGCCACGGTCACCAGCGCCCGAAGATCGAGGAGTACGGCGATTCGATCTTCGTCGTGATGCAACTTCTGGAGTACGACGGAAACGAGATCGTCGTCGGTGAGGTGGACGTCTTCGTCGGCCACAACTATGTCCTGTCGGTCCGCAACCGCAGCCATCAGCACTTCCTGGGCGTGCGCGAGCGCTGCGAACGCGAGCCCCACCTGCTCACGCAGGGGGCGGGTTTCGTCCTGTATGCGCTGATGGACGCCGTCGTCGACCGCTACTTCCCGATCATCGACCGGCTGGAGTCCGACCTGGAAGCAATCGAGATCCAGATCTTCGTGAAGGGCACGGCCCGCCACAACATCGAACAGCTCTACGACCTGAAGCGCCAGGTCATGGTCCTCAAGCACGCCGTCGCGCCGCTGATGGAAGCGGCCGGAAAGCTTTCCGGCAGCCGTGTGCCGGCCGTGTGCGCGAACAGCCGCGAATACTTCCGCGACGTCTCGGACCACCTGGTGCGCATCAATGCCTCGCTCGACACGATCCGCGACACGATCGCGACCGCAATCCAGGTCAACCTGTCGATGGTCGCGATCGAGGACGGCGAAGTGAACAAGAAGCTCGCGGCCTGGGCCGGGATTTTTGCGGTAGTGACCGCATTCGCCGGCATCTGGGGCATGAACTTCCATAACATGCCCGAACTCGACTGGGCCTACGGCTACCCCTTTGCACTACTCACGATTGCCGTCGCTGGCTTGGTGCTCTACTTCCGTTTCAGACGGACCGGCTGGTTGTAG